A region from the Salinivibrio kushneri genome encodes:
- a CDS encoding DUF6435 family protein, with the protein MLSFLKPNPVKKLKKQYEAKQQQAFQAQRNGDIRGYSLLTEEAEKIDKQIKELENNA; encoded by the coding sequence ATGCTCTCATTTTTAAAGCCGAATCCGGTTAAAAAGCTTAAAAAGCAGTACGAAGCTAAGCAACAACAAGCCTTTCAGGCGCAGCGCAACGGCGACATCCGTGGTTATTCACTGCTCACCGAAGAAGCAGAAAAGATTGACAAACAAATCAAAGAATTAGAAAACAACGCTTAG